The following nucleotide sequence is from Fragaria vesca subsp. vesca chloroplast, complete genome.
CTCTTGATAGTACGGTAGTAGCATCTAAATGTGCAAATGTCGTGGCCGGAGCAGGATCGGTCAAATCGTCCGCAGGTACATAAACTGCTTGAATAGAAGTTATGGACCCTTCTTTAGTAGAAGTAATTCTTTCTTGTAAAGAGCCCATTTCGGTACTAAGGGTGGGTTGATAACCCACAGCGGAAGGCATTCTGCCCAATAAAGCGGATACTTCGGATCCTGCTTGGACAAAACGGAAGATATTGTCGATAAATAGAAGTACGTCTTGTTCATTAACATCTCGGAAATATTCCGCCATAGTTAGGGCGGTTAAACCAACCCTCATACGAGCTCCGGGCGGTTCATTCATCTGACCATAGACTAGAGCCACTTTTGATTCGGCAATATTTTGTTCATTAATTACGCCGGATTCTTTCATTTCCATGTAAAGATCATTTCCTTCCCGAGTACGTTCACCCACTCCGCCAAATACGGATACGCCCCCATGAGCTTTGGCAATATTGTTGATCAATTCCATAATGAGTACTGTTTTACCTACTCCAGCTCCCCCAAAAAGTCCGATTTTTCCTCCACGACGATAGGGGGCTAGAAGATCTACGACTTTAATTCCTGTTTCAAAAATGGATAATTTTGTATCTAACTGTATAAAGGCAGGCGCAGATCTATGAATAGGAGATGTTGTACGAGTATCTACAGGACCTAAATTATCCACAGGCTCTCCAAGTACGTTAAAAATTCGTCCTAGAGTCGCTCCGCCGACTGGAACACTTAAAGGAGCTCCTGTATCAATTACTTCCATTCCTCTCGTTAGACCATCTGTAGCACTCATAGCTACCGCTCTAACTCGA
It contains:
- the atpB gene encoding ATP synthase CF1 beta subunit, whose product is MKINPTTSGPGVSALEKKNLGRIAQIIGPVLDVSFPPGKMPNIYNALVVKGRDTAGQQINVTCEVQQLLGNNRVRAVAMSATDGLTRGMEVIDTGAPLSVPVGGATLGRIFNVLGEPVDNLGPVDTRTTSPIHRSAPAFIQLDTKLSIFETGIKVVDLLAPYRRGGKIGLFGGAGVGKTVLIMELINNIAKAHGGVSVFGGVGERTREGNDLYMEMKESGVINEQNIAESKVALVYGQMNEPPGARMRVGLTALTMAEYFRDVNEQDVLLFIDNIFRFVQAGSEVSALLGRMPSAVGYQPTLSTEMGSLQERITSTKEGSITSIQAVYVPADDLTDPAPATTFAHLDATTVLSRGLAAKGIYPAVDPLDSTSTMLQPRIVGEEHYETAQRVKETLQRYKELQDIIAILGLDELSEDDRLTVARARKIERFLSQPFFVAEVFTGSPGKYVGLAETIRGFKLILSGELDGLPEQAFYLVGNIDEATAKATTLET